In Prochlorococcus marinus XMU1404, the following proteins share a genomic window:
- a CDS encoding DoxX family protein produces the protein MEDKAQSNQVQSASMNRNKAPQKVEVVVANPSSGSEVNILGELSIFVLRIGFCALMIHHGLEKLQDPQGFAEFVVGKYFPFLPGDPVIWTFGAAITQLVCPLGLALGIFARLSSLGLFSTMAFAVYFHLLDTGLEGFPLAVVEGHNYAFELSFIYGAISLYFLCAGPGRLSLFRKTNKITYYPKST, from the coding sequence GCACAATCTAATCAGGTTCAATCAGCCAGTATGAATAGAAATAAAGCACCCCAAAAAGTTGAAGTTGTAGTTGCTAATCCATCTTCAGGTTCTGAGGTAAATATTCTTGGGGAACTATCTATTTTTGTTTTAAGAATTGGTTTTTGTGCTTTGATGATCCATCATGGCTTAGAGAAACTTCAGGATCCACAAGGATTTGCTGAGTTTGTAGTTGGTAAATACTTCCCATTTTTGCCAGGTGATCCTGTTATTTGGACATTTGGAGCAGCGATCACTCAATTAGTATGCCCATTAGGGTTGGCTTTAGGGATATTTGCAAGGCTTTCTTCTCTAGGATTATTCTCTACAATGGCATTTGCTGTTTATTTTCATCTATTAGATACCGGCCTAGAAGGTTTTCCTCTTGCAGTAGTTGAAGGACATAATTACGCATTCGAGTTGTCTTTTATATATGGAGCTATTTCTTTATATTTTTTATGTGCAGGTCCTGGCAGACTCTCTTTATTTAGAAAGACTAACAAAATTACATATTATCCAAAATCAACTTAA